The genomic DNA CACTCCCCGGTCGTCATCTCCAGTTCGCCCGCATTGATCTGCTCTTGTTCGATCGATTCAAAAAGCGCCTGAAAATTGCCCTCACCAAATCCGTCATCCCCCTTGCGCTGGATGAACTCGAAAAAGATCGGCCCGATCACGGTTTTCGAGAATATTTGCAGCAGGATGCGCGTCTCACCGCCATCCACCACACCCTCGCCGTCGATCAGGATGCCGTGGGCCTTCATCCGGTCCAGCGGCTCTGCATGACCCGGCACGCGGTCATGGCTCAGATCGTAATACGCGTCGGGCGGTGCAGGCATGAACCGCAGCCCGCGTGTCGCGATCTCGTCCACCGCGTCATAGAGTGCCTCGGTCCCGACTGCGATGTGCTGGATGCCTTCGCCACGATACTTGTTCAGATAGGATACGATCTGCCCGGTCTCGCCCCGATCCTCGTTGATCGGGATACGGATACGTCCACAGGGCGACGTCAACGCGCGGCTGTAGAGGCCGGTGAATTTTCCCTTGATATCGAAAAACCGGATCTCACGAAACCCGAACACGTCGCCATAGAACCGAAACCATCGGTCCATGTTCCCCTTGTAAACATTGTGCGTCAGGTGATCGAGATAGTAGAACCCGACGCCCTCGGGCTTGGGCGCGGCCAGCCATTCATACTCTCCGCCATAGACAGCATGCGGGTCGGTTTCGTCGATGAAATAGATCAGCGATCCGCCTATACCCCTGATCGCCGGCACGGTCAGCGCCTTGCCACCGCCATCATAGGCCTCCGCCCCTTTCGCGACTGCATGGGCCAACGCCTTGGGTGCATCCGCCACGCGCCAGCCCATCGACGGCGCCGACGGTCCGTGCTCGGCCTGAAAATCATGTGCGAAACTGTCTGCATCATTGGTCAGGATGTAAGTGATATCCCCCTGCTGCCACAGCTCCGCATCGCGGCGCTTGTGTCTGGCAGTGCAGATGAACCCCATCCGCGCAAAGAGCGCACGCGCCTCTTCTGGGTCCGGATGGGTAAACTCAACGAATTCAAACCCGTTCGTGCCTGCGGGATTGTCAGTGGTGATGCCGGTTTGCGGGGTATCATGCGGGAACGGTCCCATGGGGCAGCCTCCTCCTGTCTTTGACCTACGCCATAATACCACGCAACATGTACATAATTCGCGCATTTAGCGCCCAACATCCCATTTATGCGCAAAATATTTGCATATACTTTCATATTAATACATATATTTCGCATGCTCGATGACACAGATACCCGGCTGGTTCAGGCCCTTCAGGAGAACGCTTATCTCACCGTGCACGAATTGGGCGCGCTCCTGAACCTGTCGGCCAGTCAGGCCGGACGGCGCAGGCAGCGCCTTGAACAATCCGGCATCATCGCCGGCTATACCGCCCGGCTCGACCCGACACTTGCGGGACTGGACGTGCAGGCATTTGTGCAGGTCGCAATGACCAGCCACCGACCCGATGATGCGGCCAGCTTTGCCCGACTGGTCGCCACCCAGCCCCAGATCGTCAGTGCGTGGACCCTAACCGGGGATGCCGATTACCTGCTCAGGGTCTACTGCGCGGACCTTCCTGCGTTGAACCATTTGATTCACGCGGTATTATTACCCCACAGCGCCGTCGCAAAAGTGCATAGCCAAATCGTTATGAACCAGCTCAAGGCGGACGCTCCGCTGCCCACCTGACCCAAAAGGACCCTCAATGGAAGGTTTCCTCTACCAAGCGTCGATATATCTGGCCGCAGCAGTGATTGCGGTGCCAATCGCGGCGCGATTGGGGCTCGGATCAGTGCTGGGCTATTTGGCAGCGGGGATACTCATTGGGCCGGTCTTTGGCCTCGTTGGGCACGAAACCGAAGAGTTACAGCATTTTGCAGAATTCGGCGTGGTGATGATGCTGTTTCTCATCGGGCTGGAATTGTCGCCAAAGGCACTCTGGGACATGCGGCACAGGTTATTGGGTCTCGGCGGCATGCAAACGACCATCAC from Roseovarius pelagicus includes the following:
- the hppD gene encoding 4-hydroxyphenylpyruvate dioxygenase, encoding MGPFPHDTPQTGITTDNPAGTNGFEFVEFTHPDPEEARALFARMGFICTARHKRRDAELWQQGDITYILTNDADSFAHDFQAEHGPSAPSMGWRVADAPKALAHAVAKGAEAYDGGGKALTVPAIRGIGGSLIYFIDETDPHAVYGGEYEWLAAPKPEGVGFYYLDHLTHNVYKGNMDRWFRFYGDVFGFREIRFFDIKGKFTGLYSRALTSPCGRIRIPINEDRGETGQIVSYLNKYRGEGIQHIAVGTEALYDAVDEIATRGLRFMPAPPDAYYDLSHDRVPGHAEPLDRMKAHGILIDGEGVVDGGETRILLQIFSKTVIGPIFFEFIQRKGDDGFGEGNFQALFESIEQEQINAGELEMTTGE
- a CDS encoding Lrp/AsnC family transcriptional regulator, whose amino-acid sequence is MLDDTDTRLVQALQENAYLTVHELGALLNLSASQAGRRRQRLEQSGIIAGYTARLDPTLAGLDVQAFVQVAMTSHRPDDAASFARLVATQPQIVSAWTLTGDADYLLRVYCADLPALNHLIHAVLLPHSAVAKVHSQIVMNQLKADAPLPT